From the Aquitalea magnusonii genome, one window contains:
- the rpsJ gene encoding 30S ribosomal protein S10 — protein sequence MQSQKIRIRLKAFDYNLIDRSAQEIVETAKRTGAVVKGPVPLPTKIERFNVLRSPHVNKTSRDQLEIRTHLRLMDIVDPTDKTVDALMKLDLPAGVDVEIKLQ from the coding sequence ATGCAAAGCCAGAAAATCCGCATCCGCCTGAAGGCTTTCGATTACAACCTGATCGATCGTTCCGCCCAGGAAATCGTTGAAACCGCCAAGCGTACCGGCGCTGTTGTTAAGGGCCCGGTTCCGCTGCCGACCAAAATCGAGCGTTTCAACGTGCTGCGTTCCCCGCACGTGAACAAGACTTCCCGCGACCAGCTGGAAATCCGTACTCACCTGCGTCTGATGGACATCGTAGATCCGACCGACAAGACTGTTGATGCTCTGATGAAGCTCGACCTGCCGGCCGGTGTGGATGTGGAAATCAAGCTGCAGTAA
- the rplD gene encoding 50S ribosomal protein L4 has protein sequence MELKVINSQGQAAGSLQASETLFGREYNEALVHQVVTAFLANARSGNRAQLTRAEVHHSTKKPFKQKGTGNARAGMTSTPNRRGGGRAFPNSPDENFSQKVNRKMFRAGMAAILSQLVRDERLIVVDSLSVESPKTKEFVGVVKSMGLEQALFITRELDENLYLSSRNLPNVLVIEAQQADPYSLLRFKKIVITREAVQHLEEQWA, from the coding sequence ATGGAATTGAAAGTAATCAATAGCCAAGGTCAGGCTGCAGGTAGCCTGCAGGCCTCCGAGACTCTGTTCGGTCGCGAATACAACGAAGCTCTGGTTCACCAGGTTGTGACTGCATTCCTGGCGAATGCACGCAGTGGTAACCGTGCTCAGCTGACTCGTGCCGAAGTACATCATTCCACCAAGAAGCCGTTCAAGCAGAAGGGTACTGGTAACGCACGTGCCGGTATGACTTCTACTCCGAACCGTCGTGGTGGTGGTCGTGCTTTCCCGAACAGCCCGGACGAGAATTTCTCTCAGAAGGTTAACCGCAAGATGTTCCGCGCAGGCATGGCAGCCATTCTGTCCCAGCTGGTTCGCGACGAGCGTCTGATCGTGGTTGATTCGCTGTCGGTTGAATCGCCGAAAACCAAGGAATTCGTAGGTGTGGTTAAGTCCATGGGTCTGGAACAGGCACTGTTCATTACCCGTGAACTGGACGAAAACCTCTATCTGTCTTCGCGCAATCTGCCGAACGTGCTGGTGATCGAAGCACAACAAGCTGACCCGTACAGCCTGCTGCGTTTCAAGAAGATCGTCATCACCCGTGAGGCGGTGCAGCATCTGGAGGAGCAGTGGGCATGA
- the rpsL gene encoding 30S ribosomal protein S12, whose product MPTINQLVRKGRTVLTVNSKVPALEACPQKRGVCTRVYTTTPKKPNSALRKVCKVRLTNGFEVISYIGGEGHNLQEHSVVLIRGGRVKDLPGVRYHTVRGSLDTAGVKDRKQSRSKYGAKRPK is encoded by the coding sequence ATGCCAACCATTAACCAACTCGTTCGCAAGGGCCGTACGGTCCTGACCGTGAACAGCAAGGTGCCTGCGCTGGAAGCCTGCCCGCAGAAGCGTGGCGTGTGCACCCGTGTTTACACCACCACCCCGAAAAAGCCGAACTCCGCTCTGCGTAAAGTGTGCAAGGTTCGTCTGACCAACGGTTTCGAAGTGATTTCCTACATCGGTGGTGAAGGCCACAACCTGCAGGAACACTCGGTAGTGCTGATCCGTGGCGGTCGTGTAAAAGACTTGCCGGGTGTGCGTTACCACACCGTACGCGGCTCCCTGGACACCGCAGGTGTTAAGGACCGTAAGCAATCCCGTTCCAAATACGGTGCTAAGCGTCCTAAATAA
- the rplW gene encoding 50S ribosomal protein L23, whose amino-acid sequence MGMNQERLLQVILAPVVSEKSTMVAEKHQQVVFRVATDATKPEIKAAVEMLFNVKVEGVSTVNVKGKVKRFGRTFGRRKDWKKAYVSLVQGQEIDLTATPAAAE is encoded by the coding sequence GTGGGCATGAATCAAGAACGTCTGTTGCAAGTAATTCTGGCCCCGGTTGTTTCCGAAAAGAGCACCATGGTTGCTGAGAAGCATCAGCAAGTTGTTTTCCGTGTTGCTACCGATGCTACCAAGCCGGAGATCAAGGCTGCAGTTGAAATGCTGTTCAATGTAAAAGTTGAAGGCGTATCCACTGTTAACGTAAAGGGCAAAGTTAAGCGCTTTGGCCGTACCTTTGGCCGTCGTAAAGACTGGAAAAAGGCCTACGTTAGCCTGGTTCAGGGTCAGGAAATCGATCTGACCGCCACCCCGGCCGCTGCGGAGTAA
- the fusA gene encoding elongation factor G: MARKTPIERYRNIGISAHIDAGKTTTTERILFYTGVNHKIGEVHDGAATMDWMEQEQERGITITSAATTTFWKGMGMQFPEHRFNIIDTPGHVDFTIEVERSMRVLDGAVMVYCAVGGVQPQSETVWRQANKYKVPRIAFVNKMDRQGANFFRAVEQVKTRLRGNPVPIVVPIGAEDGFEGVVDLLKMKAIIWDEASQGMKFEYGEIPVDLVSVAEEWREKMVEAAAEVSDEMMDKYLGGETLTEEEIVAGLRARTLRCEIQPMLCGSAFKNKGVQRMLDAVIELLPSPTEVPAIKGEVDGVEAERHASDDEPFSALAFKLMNDPYVGQLTFFRVYSGVVQSGDTVMNSVKGKKERIGRIVQMHANDRKEIEEVRAGDIAAAIGLKEVTTGETLCAVDAPIVLERMEFPDPVIHVAVEPKTKADQEKMGVALNRLAKEDPSFRVRTDEESGQTIISGMGELHLEILVDRMKREFGVEANVGAPQVAYRETITKTVTDVQGKHAKQSGGKGQYGDCTITLEPSGEGNGYKFIDEIKGGVIPREFIPSVDKGIRNSLNNGILAGFPVVDVTVRLTFGSYHDVDSSQIAFELAGSIAFKEAMRRAGPCILEPMMAVEVETPEEYMGDVMGDLNRRRGIVQGMDDDGLGGKKIKAEVPLAEMFGYSTDLRSATQGRATYSMEFKHYSEAPKHIAEAVMAAKK, encoded by the coding sequence GTGGCTAGAAAGACCCCCATTGAGCGCTACCGTAATATCGGTATCTCCGCTCACATTGACGCCGGTAAGACAACCACTACCGAGCGTATTCTGTTTTACACCGGTGTTAACCACAAGATCGGTGAAGTGCATGATGGCGCCGCCACCATGGACTGGATGGAACAGGAACAGGAGCGTGGTATCACCATCACCTCCGCTGCTACCACTACCTTCTGGAAAGGTATGGGCATGCAGTTCCCGGAACATCGCTTCAACATCATCGACACCCCGGGCCACGTGGACTTTACCATTGAGGTAGAGCGTTCCATGCGTGTACTGGACGGTGCCGTCATGGTTTACTGCGCTGTGGGTGGTGTTCAGCCTCAGTCCGAAACCGTATGGCGTCAGGCCAACAAGTACAAGGTTCCGCGTATTGCCTTCGTGAACAAGATGGACCGTCAAGGTGCCAACTTCTTCCGCGCCGTAGAGCAGGTGAAAACCCGTCTGCGTGGCAATCCGGTGCCTATCGTTGTGCCGATCGGTGCTGAAGATGGCTTCGAAGGCGTGGTTGACCTGCTGAAGATGAAGGCCATCATCTGGGATGAAGCTTCCCAGGGCATGAAGTTCGAATACGGCGAAATCCCGGTTGACCTGGTTTCCGTTGCTGAAGAATGGCGCGAGAAGATGGTTGAAGCCGCGGCCGAAGTCAGCGACGAAATGATGGACAAGTACCTGGGCGGCGAAACGCTGACCGAGGAAGAAATCGTTGCTGGTCTGCGTGCCCGTACCCTGCGCTGCGAAATCCAGCCGATGCTGTGTGGTTCCGCATTCAAGAACAAGGGTGTACAGCGCATGCTGGACGCCGTGATCGAACTGCTGCCGTCGCCGACTGAAGTTCCGGCGATCAAGGGTGAAGTCGACGGTGTTGAAGCCGAGCGTCACGCTTCGGATGACGAGCCGTTCTCCGCGCTGGCATTCAAGCTGATGAACGACCCGTACGTAGGTCAGCTGACCTTCTTCCGCGTTTACTCTGGCGTGGTTCAATCCGGTGATACCGTAATGAACTCCGTGAAGGGCAAGAAGGAACGTATCGGCCGTATCGTTCAGATGCACGCTAACGACCGTAAGGAAATCGAAGAAGTACGCGCTGGTGACATCGCTGCTGCTATCGGCCTGAAGGAAGTGACCACCGGTGAAACCCTGTGTGCCGTTGATGCGCCTATCGTGCTGGAACGCATGGAATTCCCGGATCCGGTAATTCACGTTGCCGTTGAGCCGAAGACCAAGGCCGACCAGGAAAAGATGGGCGTTGCCCTGAACCGCCTGGCCAAGGAAGACCCGTCCTTCCGCGTACGCACTGACGAAGAGTCCGGTCAGACCATCATTTCCGGTATGGGTGAACTGCACCTGGAAATTCTGGTTGACCGTATGAAGCGTGAGTTCGGCGTTGAAGCCAACGTGGGTGCTCCGCAGGTTGCTTACCGCGAAACCATTACCAAGACTGTTACCGACGTGCAAGGTAAGCACGCCAAGCAGTCCGGCGGTAAGGGTCAGTACGGTGATTGTACGATTACCCTGGAGCCGTCCGGCGAAGGTAATGGCTACAAGTTCATCGACGAGATCAAGGGTGGTGTGATTCCGCGTGAATTCATTCCTTCCGTTGACAAGGGTATCCGCAACTCGCTGAACAACGGCATTCTGGCTGGCTTCCCGGTGGTTGATGTCACTGTACGTCTGACTTTCGGTTCCTACCACGACGTTGACTCTTCGCAGATCGCCTTCGAACTGGCCGGTTCCATCGCCTTCAAGGAAGCCATGCGCCGTGCCGGCCCGTGCATCCTCGAGCCGATGATGGCCGTTGAAGTTGAAACGCCGGAAGAGTACATGGGCGACGTGATGGGCGACCTGAACCGTCGTCGCGGCATCGTGCAAGGTATGGACGATGATGGTCTGGGTGGCAAGAAGATCAAGGCCGAAGTACCGCTGGCCGAGATGTTCGGTTACTCCACCGACCTGCGTTCCGCTACCCAGGGTCGTGCTACCTACTCCATGGAGTTCAAGCACTACTCCGAAGCGCCGAAGCATATCGCTGAAGCCGTGATGGCCGCCAAGAAGTAA
- the rplC gene encoding 50S ribosomal protein L3 — protein MSLGLVGRKVGMTRIFAEDGASIPVTVLDMSANRVTQIKTAEVDGYSAVQVTFGTRKANRVNKAAAGHFAKAGVEAGLGLNEFVLSAEALSSLKPGDALSVEIFAVGQLVDVTGTSKGKGFSGVIKRHNFSSNRASHGNSRSHNTPGSIGQAQDPGRIFPGKRMAGQYGNVKSTVQCLEVVRVDAERQLLLVKGAVPGAKNGDVVVRPSVKAGA, from the coding sequence ATGAGTTTAGGTCTTGTCGGTCGCAAAGTCGGCATGACCCGCATTTTTGCCGAAGATGGTGCATCCATCCCGGTAACTGTGCTGGACATGTCTGCTAATCGCGTCACGCAAATCAAAACCGCTGAAGTTGACGGCTACTCCGCCGTTCAAGTTACTTTCGGCACCCGTAAGGCAAACCGCGTAAATAAGGCGGCTGCCGGTCACTTCGCTAAGGCTGGCGTAGAAGCAGGTCTGGGCCTGAACGAATTCGTTCTGTCCGCAGAAGCTCTCTCCTCCCTGAAGCCGGGTGATGCACTGTCCGTTGAAATCTTCGCCGTAGGCCAACTGGTTGATGTAACCGGTACCTCCAAGGGTAAGGGTTTCTCCGGTGTGATCAAGCGTCACAATTTCTCTTCCAACCGTGCTTCCCATGGTAACTCGCGTTCGCATAACACGCCGGGTTCCATTGGTCAGGCTCAGGATCCGGGTCGTATTTTCCCGGGTAAGCGCATGGCTGGTCAGTACGGCAACGTCAAGAGCACTGTTCAGTGCCTGGAAGTTGTTCGTGTTGATGCCGAGCGTCAGCTGCTTCTGGTTAAGGGTGCCGTTCCCGGCGCCAAGAACGGCGACGTAGTCGTTCGTCCTAGCGTGAAGGCAGGTGCGTGA
- the rpoC gene encoding DNA-directed RNA polymerase subunit beta', with protein MKALLDLFKQVTQEEEFDAIKIGIASPDKIRSWSYGEVKKPETINYRTFKPERDGLFCARIFGPVKDYECLCGKYKRLKHRGVICEKCGVEVTLSKVRRERMGHIELASPTAHIWFLKSLPSRLGMVLDMTLRDIERVLYFEAFVVTDPGMTPLQYRQLLTEEDFLDKEDQYGEEFVAMMGAEAVRELLKRLNLDTEIETLRRELEATNSDTKIKKIAKRLKVLEAFQRSGMKPEWMILEVLPVLPPELRPLVPLDGGRFATSDLNDLYRRVINRNNRLKRLLELRAPDIIVRNEKRMLQESVDSLLDNGRRGKAMTGANKRPLKSLADMIKGKGGRFRQNLLGKRVDYSGRSVITVGPTLRLHQCGLPKKMALELFKPFIFHKLEVMGLASTIKAAKKLVEQEVPEVWDILEDVIREHPVLLNRAPTLHRLGIQAFEPVLIEGKAIQLHPLVCAAFNADFDGDQMAVHVPLSLEAQMEARTLMLATNNVLSPANGDPIIVPSQDIVLGLYYMTRDKVNGKGEGMVFADTKEVHRAYETRQVELATRITVRLKEWEKDEQGEFQPVIKRYNTTVGRAILSDILPKGLPFEHINKALKKKEISKLINVSFRRCGIRDTVIFADQLMYTGFAYSTRGGISICVDDMQIPGKKVELLGEAQKEVKEIEEQYRQGLVTQGERYNKVVDIWGRTGDKIAKAMMDELSKQKVLDRDGKEVDQESFNSIYMMADSGARGSAAQIKQLAGMRGLMAKPDGSIIETPITANFREGLTVLQYFISTHGARKGLADTALKTANSGYLTRRLVDVTQDLVVIEDDCGTSNGFTMKAVLQGGDVIEALRDRILGRVAAVDVVDPSTGETVLEAGTLLDEQLVDVIDSLGIDEVKVRTAITCDTRYGLCAKCYGRDLARGKRVNAGEAVGVIAAQSIGEPGTQLTMRTFHIGGAASRNAAASQVEGKSNGTVRFSSQMRYVANTKGELIVITRSGEVVIHDDMGRERERHKVPYGATLMVTDGLVIKAGAVLATWDPHTRPIITEYAGRVKFENVEEGNTVAKQTDEVTGLSTLVVIDPKRRAGSQSKMLRPLVKLLDENGLEVKLAGSDASVSITFQVGAIITVRDGQEVGKGEVLARIPQESSKTRDITGGLPRVAELFEARSPKDAGMLAEVTGTVSFGKDTKGKQRLIITDLEGNGYENLIPKDKHVLVHDGQVVNRGELIVDGPVDPHDILRLQGIEALARYIVQEVQEVYRLQGVKINDKHIEVIIRQMLRRVIISDSGDTEFIQGEQVERADVLEMNDKMLAEGKEPAQFENILLGITKASLSTDSFISAASFQETTRVLTEAAIMGKKDDLRGLKENVIVGRLIPAGTGLAYHRTRRRQGLGLDTSGSQLLEEQVDEVENNS; from the coding sequence ATGAAAGCTCTGCTCGACCTCTTTAAGCAAGTAACGCAAGAAGAAGAGTTTGATGCGATTAAAATCGGCATCGCTTCGCCCGACAAGATCCGTTCCTGGTCTTACGGTGAAGTCAAAAAGCCGGAAACCATCAACTATCGTACCTTCAAGCCGGAACGCGACGGCCTGTTCTGCGCCCGTATCTTCGGGCCGGTAAAAGACTACGAATGCCTGTGCGGCAAATACAAGCGCCTGAAGCATCGCGGCGTCATCTGCGAAAAGTGTGGCGTTGAAGTCACCCTGTCCAAGGTGCGTCGCGAACGCATGGGCCATATCGAACTGGCCAGCCCGACCGCGCACATCTGGTTCCTGAAGAGCCTGCCGTCCCGTCTGGGCATGGTGCTTGACATGACCCTGCGCGACATCGAACGCGTACTGTACTTCGAAGCATTTGTCGTGACCGATCCGGGCATGACTCCGCTGCAATACCGCCAGCTGCTGACCGAAGAAGACTTCCTGGACAAGGAAGACCAGTACGGCGAAGAATTCGTCGCCATGATGGGTGCCGAAGCCGTACGCGAACTCTTGAAGCGTCTGAACCTGGATACCGAGATCGAGACCCTGCGTCGCGAACTGGAAGCCACCAATTCCGACACCAAGATCAAGAAGATCGCCAAGCGTCTGAAAGTACTGGAAGCCTTCCAGCGCTCCGGCATGAAGCCTGAATGGATGATTCTGGAAGTGCTGCCGGTACTGCCGCCGGAACTGCGTCCGCTGGTACCGCTGGATGGTGGCCGTTTCGCCACTTCCGACCTGAACGACCTGTATCGCCGCGTCATCAACCGTAACAACCGTCTGAAGCGCCTGCTGGAACTGCGCGCACCGGACATCATCGTGCGCAACGAAAAGCGCATGCTGCAGGAATCAGTTGACTCGCTGCTGGACAACGGTCGTCGTGGCAAGGCCATGACCGGCGCCAACAAGCGTCCGCTGAAGTCGCTGGCCGACATGATCAAGGGTAAGGGCGGTCGCTTCCGTCAGAACTTGCTGGGTAAGCGTGTCGACTACTCCGGCCGTTCGGTGATTACCGTAGGCCCGACCCTGCGTCTGCATCAGTGCGGCCTGCCGAAAAAGATGGCGCTGGAACTGTTCAAGCCCTTCATCTTCCACAAGCTGGAAGTCATGGGCCTGGCCTCCACCATCAAGGCAGCCAAGAAGCTGGTAGAGCAGGAAGTGCCGGAAGTATGGGACATCCTGGAAGACGTGATCCGCGAACATCCGGTCCTCTTGAACCGTGCGCCGACCCTGCACCGTCTGGGTATCCAGGCGTTCGAGCCGGTACTGATCGAAGGCAAGGCCATCCAGCTGCATCCGCTGGTCTGCGCGGCATTCAACGCCGACTTTGACGGTGACCAGATGGCCGTTCACGTGCCGCTGTCGCTGGAAGCGCAGATGGAAGCCCGCACCCTGATGCTGGCCACCAACAACGTGCTGTCCCCGGCCAACGGCGACCCGATCATCGTACCGTCCCAGGATATCGTGCTGGGTCTGTACTACATGACCCGCGACAAGGTAAACGGCAAGGGTGAAGGCATGGTATTTGCCGACACCAAGGAAGTGCATCGCGCCTACGAAACCCGTCAGGTCGAGCTGGCTACCCGTATTACCGTCCGCCTGAAGGAATGGGAAAAGGACGAGCAGGGCGAATTCCAGCCGGTGATTAAGCGCTACAACACCACGGTTGGTCGTGCCATCCTGTCGGATATCTTGCCGAAGGGCCTGCCGTTCGAGCACATCAACAAGGCGCTGAAGAAGAAGGAAATCTCCAAGCTGATCAACGTATCGTTCCGCCGTTGCGGCATCCGCGATACCGTGATCTTCGCCGACCAGTTGATGTACACCGGTTTTGCCTACTCCACCCGTGGCGGTATCTCCATTTGCGTGGACGACATGCAAATCCCGGGCAAGAAGGTCGAGCTGCTGGGCGAAGCCCAGAAGGAAGTCAAGGAAATCGAAGAACAGTACCGTCAAGGTCTGGTTACCCAGGGCGAACGCTACAACAAGGTAGTGGACATCTGGGGCCGTACCGGCGACAAGATCGCCAAGGCCATGATGGACGAGCTGTCCAAGCAGAAGGTGCTGGACCGCGACGGCAAGGAAGTCGATCAGGAATCCTTCAACTCCATTTACATGATGGCCGACTCTGGTGCGCGGGGTTCCGCAGCCCAGATCAAGCAGCTGGCCGGTATGCGGGGTCTGATGGCCAAGCCGGACGGCTCGATTATCGAAACGCCGATTACCGCCAACTTCCGTGAAGGCCTGACGGTTCTGCAGTACTTCATCTCCACTCACGGTGCGCGTAAGGGTCTGGCGGATACCGCCTTGAAGACTGCCAACTCCGGTTACCTGACGCGTCGTCTGGTTGACGTGACGCAGGATCTGGTGGTGATCGAAGACGACTGCGGCACCAGCAACGGCTTCACCATGAAGGCCGTGCTGCAAGGTGGTGACGTGATCGAAGCCCTGCGTGACCGTATTCTGGGTCGCGTGGCTGCAGTTGACGTGGTGGACCCGTCCACTGGCGAAACCGTGTTGGAAGCCGGCACCTTGCTGGACGAGCAACTGGTTGACGTCATCGACAGCCTGGGTATCGACGAAGTCAAAGTCCGCACGGCCATTACTTGCGACACCCGTTATGGTCTGTGCGCCAAGTGCTACGGTCGCGACCTGGCACGCGGCAAGCGCGTGAACGCCGGTGAAGCCGTCGGTGTGATTGCCGCCCAGTCGATTGGTGAGCCGGGTACCCAGCTGACCATGCGTACCTTCCACATCGGTGGTGCCGCGTCGCGAAATGCCGCAGCCAGCCAGGTTGAAGGTAAGTCGAACGGTACCGTACGCTTCTCCAGCCAGATGCGTTATGTCGCCAACACCAAGGGCGAGCTGATTGTCATCACCCGTTCCGGTGAAGTGGTGATCCATGACGATATGGGCCGTGAGCGCGAACGTCACAAAGTACCGTACGGTGCCACGCTGATGGTAACCGACGGTCTGGTGATCAAGGCCGGTGCAGTCCTGGCAACCTGGGACCCGCACACCCGTCCGATCATCACCGAGTACGCTGGCCGCGTGAAGTTCGAAAACGTGGAAGAGGGCAACACCGTTGCCAAGCAGACCGACGAAGTGACCGGTCTGTCCACCCTGGTGGTTATCGATCCGAAGCGTCGTGCCGGTTCGCAGTCCAAGATGCTGCGTCCGCTGGTGAAGCTGCTGGACGAGAATGGTCTGGAAGTGAAGCTGGCAGGTTCGGATGCTTCGGTATCCATCACCTTCCAGGTGGGCGCCATCATTACCGTGCGTGACGGTCAGGAAGTGGGCAAGGGTGAAGTGCTGGCCCGTATCCCGCAAGAATCGTCCAAGACCCGTGACATTACCGGTGGTCTGCCGCGTGTGGCCGAGCTGTTCGAAGCCCGTTCGCCGAAGGATGCCGGCATGCTGGCCGAGGTGACCGGTACCGTTTCCTTCGGTAAGGACACCAAGGGCAAACAGCGTCTGATCATCACCGATCTGGAAGGCAATGGTTACGAAAACCTGATCCCGAAAGACAAGCACGTACTGGTACACGATGGTCAGGTCGTCAACCGTGGTGAACTGATTGTCGATGGTCCGGTTGATCCGCACGACATCCTGCGTCTGCAAGGTATCGAAGCGCTGGCACGTTACATCGTCCAGGAAGTTCAGGAAGTGTACCGTCTGCAAGGTGTGAAGATTAACGACAAGCACATCGAAGTGATCATTCGCCAGATGCTGCGTCGTGTCATCATCTCCGACAGCGGCGACACCGAGTTCATCCAGGGTGAACAGGTAGAACGTGCCGACGTGCTGGAAATGAATGACAAGATGCTGGCCGAAGGCAAGGAACCTGCCCAGTTCGAGAACATCCTGCTGGGTATTACCAAGGCTTCCCTGTCCACCGACTCCTTCATCTCGGCGGCTTCCTTCCAGGAAACCACCCGCGTGCTGACCGAAGCAGCGATCATGGGCAAGAAGGACGATCTGCGCGGTCTGAAGGAAAACGTGATCGTGGGTCGACTGATCCCGGCTGGTACTGGTTTGGCTTACCACCGCACCCGTCGTCGTCAGGGCTTGGGTCTGGACACTTCCGGTTCCCAACTGTTGGAAGAGCAAGTGGATGAAGTAGAAAACAACAGCTGA
- the rpsG gene encoding 30S ribosomal protein S7, with protein sequence MPRRREVPKREILPDPKFGSQDLSKFMNVVMIDGKKAVAERIIYGALEQIEKKTGKSALEVFNTALSNAKPVVEVKSRRVGGANYQVPVEVRPSRRMALAMRWLRDAARKRGEKSMDLRLAGELIDAAEGRGGAMKKRDEVHRMAEANKAFSHFRF encoded by the coding sequence ATGCCAAGACGCAGAGAAGTCCCCAAGCGCGAGATTCTGCCGGATCCGAAGTTCGGTTCCCAAGATCTGTCCAAGTTCATGAACGTAGTGATGATCGACGGCAAGAAAGCCGTTGCAGAGCGCATCATCTACGGCGCACTGGAACAGATCGAAAAGAAAACCGGCAAGAGCGCACTGGAAGTGTTCAATACCGCACTGTCCAATGCCAAGCCGGTTGTTGAAGTAAAAAGCCGCCGTGTAGGTGGTGCAAACTATCAAGTTCCTGTTGAAGTTCGTCCGTCCCGTCGTATGGCTCTGGCCATGCGCTGGCTGCGTGATGCTGCGCGTAAGCGTGGCGAAAAGTCCATGGACCTGCGCCTTGCCGGTGAGCTGATCGACGCTGCCGAAGGTCGTGGCGGCGCCATGAAGAAGCGTGATGAAGTGCATCGTATGGCAGAAGCCAACAAGGCCTTCTCTCACTTCCGCTTCTAA
- the tuf gene encoding elongation factor Tu, with product MAKEKFERTKPHVNVGTIGHVDHGKTTLTAAITTILSKKFGGEAKDYSQIDSAPEEKARGITINTAHVEYETESRHYAHVDCPGHADYVKNMITGAAQMDGAILVCSAADGPMPQTREHILLSRQVGVPYIIVYLNKADLVDDAELLELVEMEVRDLLSSYDFPGDDTPVVIGSARLALEGDQSEMGEPSIFRLAAALDSYIPTPERAVDKPFLLPIEDVFSISGRGTVVTGRVERGIVKVGEELEIVGLKATAKTTCTGVEMFRKLLDQGQAGDNVGVLLRGTKREDVERGQVLAKPGTITPHTKFGASVYVLSKDEGGRHTPFFANYRPQFYFRTTDVTGAVSLAEGVEMVMPGDNVEITVELIAPIAMEEGLRFAIREGGRTVGAGVVAKIIA from the coding sequence ATGGCAAAAGAAAAGTTTGAGCGGACCAAACCGCACGTAAACGTCGGCACCATCGGTCACGTTGACCATGGTAAGACCACCCTGACCGCAGCGATCACCACCATTCTGTCCAAGAAGTTCGGTGGCGAAGCCAAGGACTACTCCCAGATCGACAGCGCGCCGGAAGAAAAGGCACGTGGTATTACCATTAATACCGCACACGTAGAATACGAAACCGAGTCCCGTCACTACGCTCACGTAGACTGCCCGGGTCACGCCGACTACGTTAAGAACATGATTACCGGTGCTGCCCAGATGGACGGCGCAATCCTGGTGTGCTCCGCAGCTGACGGCCCGATGCCGCAAACCCGCGAACACATCCTGCTGTCCCGTCAGGTTGGCGTACCGTACATCATCGTTTACCTGAACAAGGCTGACCTGGTTGACGACGCTGAACTGCTGGAACTGGTTGAAATGGAAGTGCGCGATCTGCTGTCTTCCTACGACTTCCCGGGCGACGACACTCCGGTAGTAATCGGTTCCGCTCGTCTGGCACTGGAAGGCGACCAATCCGAAATGGGCGAACCGTCCATCTTCCGTCTGGCTGCTGCACTGGACTCCTACATCCCGACGCCGGAACGTGCTGTTGACAAGCCGTTCCTGCTGCCGATCGAAGACGTATTCTCCATCTCCGGTCGTGGTACTGTAGTAACCGGTCGTGTAGAGCGCGGTATCGTCAAAGTTGGTGAAGAACTGGAAATCGTAGGCCTGAAGGCAACTGCGAAGACCACCTGCACCGGCGTTGAAATGTTCCGCAAGCTGCTGGACCAAGGCCAGGCTGGTGACAACGTAGGCGTACTGCTGCGTGGTACCAAGCGTGAAGACGTAGAACGTGGCCAAGTACTGGCCAAGCCGGGCACCATCACCCCGCACACCAAGTTTGGCGCATCCGTATACGTGCTGAGCAAGGATGAAGGCGGTCGCCACACCCCGTTCTTCGCCAACTACCGTCCGCAGTTCTACTTCCGTACAACCGACGTGACCGGTGCTGTAAGCCTGGCCGAAGGCGTGGAAATGGTAATGCCGGGTGACAACGTAGAAATCACCGTAGAACTGATCGCCCCGATCGCTATGGAAGAAGGTCTGCGTTTCGCGATCCGTGAAGGTGGCCGTACTGTTGGCGCCGGCGTTGTTGCCAAAATCATCGCCTAA